One genomic segment of Xylanivirga thermophila includes these proteins:
- a CDS encoding helix-turn-helix domain-containing protein — protein MENVNPPSVGKNITYYRKKKNMSMDDLSKRSGVSKSMLSQIEQGKSNPTVVTVWKIARSLDVNIQKLLESSDDTPIEVIRKEDMPITLSEDKLCSINIKSPVHMTDNLELYHLIFKPHGINKSAAHFPDTEEFLTVLKGQLRVIVGEHSKVINTGDTARYRADETHDIENISDEESEAFLVVWFPNK, from the coding sequence ATGGAAAATGTAAATCCGCCTTCGGTAGGTAAAAATATAACTTATTATAGAAAAAAGAAAAACATGAGTATGGATGATTTATCAAAACGTTCAGGAGTATCTAAATCTATGCTTTCACAGATTGAACAGGGCAAATCCAATCCTACTGTTGTTACGGTATGGAAAATTGCCCGTTCTCTTGATGTAAATATACAAAAGCTGCTTGAAAGTAGTGATGATACTCCAATAGAAGTAATAAGAAAAGAGGATATGCCAATTACCCTTTCTGAGGATAAACTATGTAGTATAAATATAAAGTCCCCTGTACATATGACTGATAACCTGGAACTTTACCATTTGATATTTAAACCCCATGGTATCAATAAATCAGCAGCCCATTTTCCTGATACGGAGGAATTTCTTACTGTTTTAAAGGGACAATTAAGGGTAATTGTTGGGGAACATTCCAAGGTGATAAATACAGGCGATACTGCCAGGTACAGGGCAGATGAAACACATGATATAGAAAATATTTCAGATGAGGAAAGTGAAGCGTTCTTAGTAGTATGGTTTCCAAATAAGTAA
- a CDS encoding arylsulfatase → MKKPNIILITVDQMRGDCLGVKGHPVIETPYLDMMCRNGVMFTNAYSAVPSCIAARAAIMTGLSQASHGRVGYQDKVEWDYEHTLPGELAADGYYTKCVGKMHVYPERKLCGFHDVELHDGYLHYSRNYNSPTREAWNQCDDYLPWLRERLGPETDMIDTGLDCNSWVARPWMYDEYLHPTNWVVTRSIDFLRRKDPTKPFFLMMSFVRPHAPLDPPEVYFNQYINEDIPKPPIGDWADKEDNNRDGLNVDCLKGIINDKALKRARAAYYGCITHIDHQIGRFIQLLGEYGHLNDSIIIFTSDHGDMLGDHNFFRKSLGYEGSANIPFIVYDPGNILGCKKGQVFDNVLELRDIMPTILNMAGADIPDSIEGKSILPIIQDENAPWREYIHGEHSYGDLSNHYITNGREKYIWYSQTGREQYFDLVNDREEMYDLSKNPDYKDRIGYWRSILVKKLEGREEGYSDGKNLVVGRPVKSCLNHIMK, encoded by the coding sequence GTGAAAAAACCTAATATAATACTTATAACTGTGGATCAGATGCGAGGGGATTGTTTGGGTGTTAAGGGTCATCCTGTAATTGAGACGCCATATCTTGATATGATGTGTAGAAATGGGGTAATGTTTACCAATGCTTATTCTGCAGTGCCCAGCTGTATAGCTGCCCGGGCGGCCATAATGACAGGATTGTCTCAAGCTTCCCATGGACGAGTGGGGTATCAGGATAAAGTTGAATGGGATTATGAGCATACCCTACCAGGAGAATTGGCAGCTGATGGTTATTACACAAAATGCGTAGGGAAGATGCATGTATATCCTGAAAGAAAACTTTGTGGGTTTCATGATGTAGAATTACATGACGGGTATCTTCACTATAGTAGGAATTATAACAGCCCTACTAGAGAGGCGTGGAATCAATGTGATGACTATTTACCCTGGCTTCGAGAGAGATTGGGTCCCGAAACCGATATGATAGATACGGGTTTAGATTGTAATTCATGGGTTGCACGCCCATGGATGTATGATGAGTATCTTCATCCTACAAATTGGGTAGTTACTAGATCCATAGATTTTTTAAGGCGCAAGGATCCTACTAAGCCATTTTTTTTAATGATGTCCTTTGTAAGACCTCATGCACCTTTAGATCCGCCTGAAGTATATTTTAATCAGTATATAAATGAAGATATTCCTAAGCCTCCTATAGGCGATTGGGCAGATAAGGAAGATAATAATAGGGATGGACTAAATGTAGATTGCTTGAAGGGGATAATAAATGACAAGGCATTAAAGAGGGCAAGGGCCGCCTATTATGGCTGTATTACACATATAGATCACCAAATAGGGAGGTTTATACAGTTATTAGGAGAATATGGGCATCTAAATGATAGTATAATCATCTTCACATCTGATCATGGTGATATGCTCGGTGACCATAATTTCTTTAGAAAATCCCTAGGGTATGAGGGCAGTGCCAATATTCCATTTATAGTATATGACCCAGGCAATATATTAGGATGTAAAAAAGGACAGGTATTTGATAATGTACTGGAGCTTCGTGATATAATGCCCACTATACTAAATATGGCGGGAGCAGATATACCAGATAGCATAGAGGGAAAAAGTATATTACCTATTATACAGGATGAAAATGCTCCTTGGCGGGAGTATATCCATGGTGAGCACAGTTATGGGGATCTATCAAACCATTATATAACCAATGGGCGGGAAAAATATATATGGTATTCTCAGACTGGGCGGGAGCAATATTTTGACCTAGTAAATGATAGAGAGGAGATGTATGATTTATCTAAAAATCCTGATTACAAGGATAGGATAGGGTATTGGAGAAGTATTTTGGTTAAAAAACTAGAAGGCAGGGAAGAGGGATATTCCGACGGGAAAAATTTAGTAGTAGGTAGACCTGTTAAATCATGTCTTAATCATATAATGAAATAA
- a CDS encoding ABC transporter ATP-binding protein/permease: MIDKNLLNLLGKSKKYIFYNVFFQWLNMLCNIFMILTLVRVLFDVIIGNHRCFEGLKYFFLILILGIVFRGVFRYLADTMSYKTTLRVKSEIRDKIYNKLLAIGPNYKDNIATAEVVQLTIEGVEQLEVYYSKYMPQFFYSILAPLTLFVVLSRYSLKVSLILLLGVPLIPVSIIIVAKFAKKLLNKYWSIYIGLGDSFLENLQGLTTLKIYEADEYKNKIMNEEAEKFRKITMKVLAMQLNSITVMDLVAFGGSAIGMIFTILEYSNGRLELAPALAIILLSSEFFIPMRLLGSFFHVSMNGVSASKKIFKLLQMPEEENAQLEIDPTNMDIVLKDLYFSYEEDREILKGINLAIPKGKFVSIVGESGSGKSTIASLIMGYRCNYKGSLTIGGIELSDISNESIMKHCTYIGHDEYIFKGTVKENLLMGIPKGISITDKEMNEILKLEL, encoded by the coding sequence ATGATTGATAAAAATCTTTTAAATTTGTTGGGCAAATCTAAAAAGTATATATTTTATAATGTGTTTTTTCAATGGTTGAATATGCTTTGTAATATTTTTATGATTTTGACTTTAGTTAGAGTTTTATTTGATGTGATAATAGGAAATCATAGGTGTTTTGAAGGCTTGAAGTATTTTTTTTTAATTTTGATTTTAGGGATAGTATTTAGGGGAGTGTTTAGATACTTGGCAGATACTATGAGTTATAAGACTACACTAAGGGTAAAGAGCGAGATTAGAGACAAGATATATAATAAACTTCTAGCTATTGGTCCTAATTACAAGGACAATATTGCTACAGCAGAAGTAGTTCAACTAACAATAGAAGGTGTAGAGCAGCTAGAAGTATATTATAGCAAGTATATGCCACAGTTTTTTTATAGTATTTTAGCACCATTAACTCTCTTCGTTGTATTATCTCGGTATAGTTTAAAGGTGAGTTTGATTTTATTATTGGGAGTACCATTAATTCCCGTTTCTATCATAATAGTAGCAAAATTTGCAAAAAAGCTTCTTAATAAATATTGGTCTATTTATATTGGACTTGGAGATAGTTTTTTGGAAAATCTTCAGGGTTTAACTACACTGAAAATTTATGAAGCAGATGAATATAAAAATAAGATCATGAATGAAGAGGCAGAAAAATTTCGAAAGATTACTATGAAAGTATTAGCTATGCAACTAAATTCTATAACAGTTATGGATTTGGTAGCTTTTGGTGGATCAGCAATAGGTATGATTTTTACAATATTAGAGTATAGCAACGGTCGATTGGAGTTGGCGCCAGCTTTGGCAATCATACTATTATCATCAGAGTTTTTTATTCCTATGAGATTATTAGGATCATTTTTTCATGTATCTATGAATGGTGTCAGTGCATCTAAGAAGATTTTTAAACTTCTTCAAATGCCAGAAGAAGAAAATGCACAGTTAGAAATCGATCCAACTAATATGGATATAGTATTGAAAGATCTTTATTTTTCATATGAAGAAGATAGAGAAATACTAAAAGGCATTAATCTAGCAATACCAAAAGGTAAATTTGTATCCATTGTTGGGGAAAGTGGTAGTGGTAAATCTACTATTGCTTCTTTGATTATGGGATATAGATGTAATTATAAGGGGAGTTTGACTATTGGAGGTATTGAACTTTCAGATATATCTAATGAAAGTATAATGAAACATTGTACATATATTGGGCATGATGAATATATATTCAAGGGTACAGTTAAAGAGAATCTTTTAATGGGCATTCCTAAGGGAATAAGTATAACAGATAAAGAAATGAATGAAATTCTTAAATTGGAGTTATGA